The following proteins are encoded in a genomic region of Flexivirga oryzae:
- a CDS encoding SDR family oxidoreductase, whose translation MPPRSDRPVLITGATGAIGGRVADALARSGVPTRLFVRSPDRAPSLAGSSIIQGSYADPATCAAALDGVDTAFMVSATESPDRLREHQNFVHAAAAAGVRHIVYTSFAGASPTATFTFARDHFATEQLIRRSGLKFTFLRDNFYLDVLVHWVGADGVIRGPAGDGAVAAVARDDVAAVATTVLRAPEASTDATYTLTGPRSLRLAQVAETIGAVTGRATAYHPETVPEAYTSRASYNAPQWQLDAWVSTYTAIAAGELAEVTPDVERLLGRPATSLEQLLRG comes from the coding sequence ATGCCGCCCAGGAGTGACCGCCCGGTCCTGATCACCGGCGCGACCGGTGCGATCGGCGGCCGGGTGGCGGATGCGCTGGCGCGATCCGGCGTTCCGACACGGCTGTTCGTCCGGTCACCCGATCGGGCACCGTCCCTCGCCGGGTCGTCGATCATCCAGGGCTCGTATGCCGACCCGGCCACGTGCGCGGCCGCGCTGGACGGGGTGGACACCGCGTTCATGGTGTCGGCGACCGAGAGCCCGGACCGGTTGCGTGAGCATCAGAACTTCGTGCATGCGGCGGCTGCCGCGGGCGTGCGGCACATCGTCTACACCTCGTTCGCGGGTGCTTCGCCGACCGCGACGTTCACCTTCGCGCGGGACCACTTCGCGACCGAGCAGCTGATCCGGCGGTCCGGGCTGAAGTTCACCTTCCTGCGCGACAACTTCTACCTCGACGTGCTGGTGCACTGGGTGGGCGCGGACGGCGTGATCCGGGGCCCGGCCGGCGACGGTGCGGTCGCGGCGGTGGCACGCGACGACGTGGCCGCGGTCGCGACCACGGTGCTGCGTGCGCCGGAGGCGAGCACGGATGCGACCTACACGCTCACCGGGCCGCGGTCGCTGCGCCTCGCGCAGGTCGCCGAGACGATCGGCGCCGTGACCGGTCGGGCCACCGCCTATCACCCGGAGACAGTGCCGGAGGCGTACACGTCGCGGGCGTCATACAACGCGCCGCAGTGGCAGCTGGACGCCTGGGTGTCGACCTACACCGCGATCGCGGCCGGCGAACTCGCCGAGGTCACCCCGGACGTCGAGCGGCTGCTGGGCCGGCCGGCGACGTCCCTGGAGCAACTGCTGCGCGGCTGA
- a CDS encoding peptidylprolyl isomerase encodes MIATLHTNHGDIKVNLFSNDAPKTVENFVGLAQGTKEYRDDAGRTNPTPYYDGLTFHRIIPGFMIQGGCPQGVGIGGPGYEFDDEISPERNFSAPYILAMANAGKRGGHGTNGSQFFITVAPTTWLQGKHTIFGEVADQPGRDVVDKIAAVQTGAQDRPVEPVVIEKVTVES; translated from the coding sequence ATGATCGCAACGCTGCACACCAATCACGGCGACATCAAAGTCAACCTCTTCAGCAACGACGCCCCCAAGACCGTCGAGAACTTCGTCGGCCTCGCGCAGGGCACCAAGGAGTACCGCGACGACGCCGGTCGCACCAACCCCACGCCGTACTACGACGGCCTCACCTTCCACCGCATCATCCCCGGCTTCATGATCCAGGGCGGCTGCCCGCAGGGCGTCGGCATCGGCGGCCCGGGCTACGAGTTCGACGACGAGATCTCGCCGGAGCGCAACTTCTCCGCGCCATACATCCTGGCCATGGCCAACGCCGGCAAGCGCGGCGGGCACGGCACCAACGGTTCGCAGTTCTTCATCACCGTCGCGCCGACCACCTGGCTGCAGGGCAAGCACACCATCTTCGGTGAGGTCGCCGACCAGCCCGGCCGCGACGTGGTCGACAAGATCGCGGCCGTGCAGACCGGTGCGCAGGACCGCCCGGTCGAGCCGGTCGTGATCGAGAAGGTCACCGTCGAGTCCTGA
- a CDS encoding acyl-CoA dehydrogenase family protein yields the protein MANNPAARIDPLDPAGLADLFTDDERAVAAAVRQLCADRIDPYVADWFERGEIDDVRGLAKELGSLGLLGMHLEGYGCAGMSATDYGLACLELEASDSGIRSLVSVQGSLAMFAIWKWGSEEQKQQWLPRMASGDAIGCFGLTEPDAGSDPGSMRTRARKDGDDWVLTGRKMWITNGSIADVAVVWAQTDEAENGRGIRGFVVPTTTPGFSAPAIKHKGSLRASVTAELVLDEVRLPADAVLPDVRGLKGPLSCLNEARYGITWGAMGAARSALQAAQAYATERTQFGKPIGAYQLTQAKLADMHLEYAKGVLLATHLGRRKDAHRLLPEQVSLGKLNNVREALEICRTARTILGANGISYEFPVIRHMNNLESVLTYEGTVEMHTLVVGQAVTGLSAFR from the coding sequence ATGGCGAACAACCCCGCTGCCCGAATCGACCCGCTGGACCCGGCCGGTCTGGCCGACCTGTTCACCGACGACGAGCGTGCCGTCGCCGCGGCGGTGCGCCAGTTGTGCGCGGACCGGATCGACCCCTACGTAGCGGACTGGTTCGAGCGCGGCGAGATCGACGACGTCCGTGGCCTGGCCAAGGAGCTCGGTTCGCTGGGTCTGCTCGGCATGCACCTGGAGGGCTACGGCTGCGCCGGTATGTCGGCCACCGACTACGGGCTCGCGTGCCTGGAGCTGGAGGCGTCCGACTCCGGCATCCGTTCGCTGGTCTCGGTGCAGGGGTCGCTGGCGATGTTCGCGATCTGGAAGTGGGGCAGCGAGGAGCAGAAGCAGCAGTGGCTGCCGCGGATGGCGTCCGGCGACGCGATCGGCTGCTTCGGGCTGACCGAGCCGGACGCCGGCTCCGACCCGGGCAGCATGCGCACCCGGGCCCGCAAAGATGGTGACGACTGGGTGCTGACCGGCCGCAAGATGTGGATCACCAACGGCAGCATCGCGGATGTCGCGGTGGTCTGGGCACAGACCGACGAGGCCGAGAACGGCCGTGGGATCAGGGGATTCGTCGTTCCGACCACCACTCCGGGCTTCTCCGCGCCGGCGATCAAGCACAAGGGGTCCCTGCGCGCGTCGGTCACCGCCGAGCTGGTCCTCGACGAGGTCCGGCTGCCCGCCGACGCCGTACTGCCGGACGTCCGCGGCCTCAAGGGCCCGCTGTCCTGCCTCAACGAGGCCCGCTACGGGATCACCTGGGGCGCCATGGGCGCGGCACGTTCCGCACTGCAGGCCGCACAGGCCTACGCCACCGAGCGCACCCAGTTCGGCAAGCCGATCGGTGCCTACCAGCTGACCCAGGCGAAGCTCGCCGACATGCACCTCGAATACGCCAAGGGCGTGCTGCTCGCGACACACCTGGGCCGCCGCAAGGACGCCCACCGGTTGCTGCCGGAGCAGGTCAGCCTCGGCAAGCTCAACAACGTCCGCGAGGCGCTCGAGATCTGCCGGACCGCCCGCACGATCCTCGGTGCCAACGGGATCTCCTACGAGTTCCCGGTGATCCGGCACATGAACAACCTGGAGTCGGTGCTGACCTACGAGGGCACCGTCGAGATGCACACGCTGGTCGTCGGCCAGGCCGTGACCGGTCTGTCGGCCTTCCGCTGA
- a CDS encoding CaiB/BaiF CoA transferase family protein has protein sequence MAHEDRSTLEEIFERPAVGPLAGVVVADLSRVLAGPYCTMLLADLGALVIKVESPGGDDTRRWSPPRRGDDSTYYLSVNRNKYSIALDFKDPADLAVVRRIVDRADVVIQNFKPGGLEKFGLDAATLRQERPDLVYASISGFGTDGGANLPGYDLLVQALSGMMELTGSADGEPMRSGVAVFDVITGLHSALGILAALRVRDETGRGDHVEVNLLSSALSGLVNQTSAYVAGGVVPTRMGNEHPSLYPYEPLPAADKEIVIAVGNDPQFAALCRCLELPELPGDARFATNEARNANRGELRVLLTERLKTRPAADWFELLRAANVPAAPILTVAEGTQFAEQLGLEPVVETGTGERRIPAIRNPIRFSESPLDYSKSAPILDGDRDQVTRWLEATTSGDDAP, from the coding sequence ATGGCGCACGAAGACAGGTCCACACTCGAGGAGATCTTCGAGCGACCGGCGGTCGGCCCGCTCGCGGGCGTCGTGGTCGCCGACCTGAGCCGGGTGCTGGCGGGCCCCTACTGCACGATGCTGCTCGCCGACCTGGGTGCACTGGTGATCAAGGTGGAGAGTCCGGGCGGTGACGACACCCGCCGGTGGTCGCCGCCGCGACGCGGTGACGACAGCACCTACTACCTGTCGGTCAACCGCAACAAGTACTCGATCGCGCTGGACTTCAAGGACCCGGCCGATCTCGCGGTCGTACGGCGGATCGTCGACCGGGCCGATGTGGTGATCCAGAACTTCAAGCCGGGCGGGCTGGAGAAGTTCGGCCTCGACGCCGCCACGCTGCGGCAGGAGCGGCCGGACCTGGTCTACGCGTCGATCTCCGGTTTCGGCACCGACGGGGGTGCGAACCTGCCCGGTTACGACCTGCTGGTGCAGGCGCTGTCCGGGATGATGGAGCTCACCGGTTCGGCCGACGGCGAGCCGATGCGTTCGGGAGTCGCGGTGTTCGACGTCATCACCGGTCTGCACTCCGCGCTCGGCATACTTGCGGCGTTGCGGGTGCGGGACGAGACGGGGCGGGGTGACCACGTCGAGGTCAATCTCCTGTCGTCGGCGCTGTCCGGGCTCGTCAACCAGACCTCCGCGTATGTCGCCGGCGGTGTCGTGCCGACCCGGATGGGTAACGAGCACCCCAGTCTGTATCCGTACGAGCCACTGCCCGCCGCTGACAAGGAGATCGTGATCGCCGTCGGCAACGACCCGCAGTTCGCCGCACTGTGCCGTTGCCTGGAGCTGCCGGAACTGCCCGGGGATGCCCGGTTTGCGACGAACGAGGCCCGGAACGCGAACCGCGGCGAGTTGCGCGTCCTGTTGACCGAGCGGCTCAAGACCCGGCCGGCGGCGGACTGGTTCGAGTTGTTGCGGGCGGCGAACGTGCCCGCGGCGCCGATTCTCACCGTCGCCGAAGGCACGCAGTTCGCCGAGCAGCTCGGGTTGGAGCCGGTGGTGGAGACCGGGACGGGTGAGCGGCGGATCCCCGCCATACGTAACCCGATTCGGTTCAGCGAGAGTCCGCTCGACTATTCGAAGTCGGCTCCGATCCTCGACGGCGACCGCGATCAGGTGACGCGCTGGCTCGAGGCGACCACGAGTGGCGACGACGCACCGTAA
- a CDS encoding efflux RND transporter periplasmic adaptor subunit, which translates to MGRKKQWWLALVVAAVVAVGGGTWWFIDARRTDSGQGTSAGAATSVAQPVTLGTVSRTVSVSGTFTPTHVANLNFGSGGTVTAVTATVGEKVTAGEKLATIDATSLKAEVTADQASLTAAQAQLTSAESSDDSSQLSSAKAQVTAAEAKLTAANQAVTDATLRSTVSGTVAAVNLTVGDQVSGTSSSSGTGGGGAASSASGGANQGTGSSSSSSAQVVVVDTTKWTVDASVSAAELSSIKKGQVASVSVSSSTSSDTTGRQFFGGANASGGTGSSRRTGSSGSTGNSGTTSSGGSGSSASSAASYTGTVTTVGMIASTSNTSVATFPVTIVIDGSHTGLYDGTSATALITTSQQKNVLSVPTAAISTSSSGTPTVTVQDGKATKQVTVTVGGVYGTRTQILSGVSAGQLVVVASRNPFGTQSGSSRSGSSGSSGGLGGFGGGGGFSGGGGNFPGGAPGGGQ; encoded by the coding sequence GTGGGCAGGAAGAAACAGTGGTGGCTCGCGTTGGTGGTCGCGGCGGTCGTCGCGGTGGGCGGCGGGACGTGGTGGTTCATCGACGCCCGCAGGACCGATAGCGGGCAAGGGACGTCGGCGGGCGCGGCGACCAGCGTTGCGCAACCGGTCACCTTGGGCACCGTGAGCCGCACGGTCAGTGTCTCCGGGACCTTCACCCCGACGCACGTCGCAAACCTCAACTTCGGTAGCGGCGGCACCGTCACCGCGGTCACCGCGACCGTCGGCGAAAAGGTCACGGCCGGAGAGAAGCTCGCCACCATCGACGCGACCTCCCTCAAGGCGGAGGTCACCGCCGACCAGGCGAGCCTGACGGCCGCGCAGGCGCAGCTCACGTCGGCAGAGTCGTCCGACGACAGCTCGCAACTCAGCAGCGCGAAGGCGCAGGTCACCGCGGCCGAGGCGAAACTGACCGCCGCGAACCAGGCCGTGACGGACGCGACCTTGCGCAGCACCGTCTCCGGCACCGTCGCGGCCGTCAACCTCACCGTCGGTGACCAGGTCAGCGGAACCTCGAGCAGCTCCGGAACCGGCGGCGGTGGTGCGGCGAGTTCGGCTTCCGGCGGTGCCAACCAGGGGACCGGGTCGTCCAGCAGTTCGTCGGCCCAGGTGGTGGTGGTCGACACGACCAAGTGGACGGTCGATGCGTCCGTGAGCGCCGCCGAGTTGTCCTCGATCAAGAAGGGCCAGGTCGCGTCCGTCTCGGTGTCGTCCTCCACGTCGTCGGACACCACCGGCCGGCAGTTCTTCGGCGGCGCGAACGCCTCCGGCGGCACCGGATCGTCGCGCCGGACCGGATCGTCGGGCTCGACCGGCAACTCCGGCACGACGTCGTCGGGCGGTTCGGGCAGCAGCGCGAGTTCGGCCGCGTCATACACCGGCACGGTGACGACCGTCGGCATGATCGCCAGCACGAGCAACACCTCCGTGGCGACGTTTCCGGTGACGATCGTCATCGACGGTTCGCACACCGGGCTGTATGACGGCACCAGCGCGACCGCGCTGATCACCACCAGCCAGCAGAAGAACGTCCTGTCCGTCCCCACGGCGGCCATCAGCACGTCGAGTTCCGGCACGCCGACCGTCACCGTGCAGGACGGCAAGGCCACCAAGCAGGTGACGGTCACGGTGGGCGGGGTCTACGGCACCCGCACCCAGATCCTGTCCGGTGTCTCGGCCGGTCAGCTGGTGGTCGTCGCGTCACGCAACCCGTTCGGCACCCAGTCCGGATCGAGTCGCTCGGGTTCGTCGGGTTCGTCCGGTGGACTCGGCGGATTCGGTGGCGGCGGAGGCTTCTCCGGCGGGGGCGGCAACTTCCCGGGTGGCGCGCCGGGAGGCGGCCAATGA
- a CDS encoding rhomboid family intramembrane serine protease codes for MTNSMGDLPHCPRHPDRVALVSCQRCGRPTCAECQRPAAVGVQCVDCVKTHQKQSRSLVTAFGGRAVQGRPVVTITLIAICVVVWVAQKVDPTVTTDMLYAPVLSGQDPWRFLTAAFVHSPDTPFHLLFNMYALWIVGQYLEPMLGRARLLALYLISAVGGSVGYELLASTPNSPTDYPTGWVTPTVGASGAVFGLFVAVVVLNRRLGLESGPMIGLIVINAVIGFVLPDIAWQAHLGGAVTGGLCAGAIALLGRTRARWQWPALAAIVVLLIALAVIRFESVHLPVG; via the coding sequence GTGACCAACTCGATGGGGGATCTCCCCCACTGCCCACGCCACCCGGACCGGGTGGCGTTGGTGTCATGCCAGCGCTGCGGCCGGCCGACCTGTGCGGAATGCCAGCGGCCGGCCGCGGTCGGCGTGCAGTGCGTCGACTGCGTCAAGACGCACCAGAAGCAGTCGCGCAGCCTGGTCACCGCGTTCGGCGGCCGGGCCGTCCAGGGGCGGCCGGTCGTCACGATCACCCTGATCGCGATCTGTGTGGTCGTGTGGGTCGCGCAGAAGGTCGACCCGACGGTCACCACCGACATGCTCTACGCGCCCGTGCTGTCCGGTCAGGACCCGTGGCGCTTCCTGACCGCGGCGTTCGTGCACTCCCCGGACACGCCGTTCCACCTGCTGTTCAACATGTACGCCCTGTGGATCGTCGGGCAGTACCTCGAGCCGATGCTGGGGCGCGCCCGGCTGCTCGCGCTCTACCTGATCTCCGCGGTCGGCGGGTCGGTCGGGTACGAGTTGCTCGCGTCCACCCCGAACTCGCCGACCGACTACCCGACGGGCTGGGTGACCCCGACCGTCGGCGCCTCCGGTGCGGTCTTCGGCCTGTTCGTCGCGGTCGTCGTGCTCAACCGCCGGCTCGGCCTGGAGAGCGGGCCGATGATCGGGTTGATCGTGATCAACGCCGTGATCGGTTTCGTCCTGCCCGACATCGCCTGGCAGGCGCACCTGGGTGGTGCCGTCACCGGCGGGCTGTGCGCCGGCGCGATCGCGCTGCTCGGGCGCACCCGCGCGCGGTGGCAGTGGCCGGCGCTCGCCGCGATCGTGGTGCTGCTGATCGCGCTGGCCGTCATACGTTTCGAATCCGTGCACCTGCCGGTCGGCTGA